The genomic stretch AGCGATTGGCTCTTCTTTTAACTTGATTAGATCGTGATAAATATAGATAGCTTTTGCTAAATTGCCTGCCATTAGCGCATCCACCAATTTTAAACCAGAGCTAGTTTGCTGATGAGATACGAGCGGTTCAGCCATTTCTAACGTAACTTTCGCACCTTCGCCCGCATATAACGCAAGTTTTTCGATCTCACTGCGAAGCATAGATAGGTCACTGCCTGATTCTTGGATAAGTAAATCAGTAACGGCATCTTCCAGTAAGATATTGTTTTCCTTACACAGCGTAACAATCCAATCTGATAGATCCCATTCTTTTACCGGCATACAAGCGACAGCTTGTCCGTTTTTTTTGATTGTCTTGATAATTTTTTTCCGCTCATCCACTTTTTCATATGGCGCCAGTAATACAAGCGTTGTCCATTCTGCTGGCGTTTGGGCGTACTGTTCCAAGCTTTCCAAACGATGATCGACAGCAGACTTGTCCGGTTTTGCTTTTAAAAAGAATGGATGGTGGGCCACAATCAGTTTGTGGTCACTGAAAAAGGGATATTCCTCCGCGTCCGCAATGACTTCCTGAATTGGCGTTTCTTCTAAATCATACACAGATACATTCGTTCCGTCAGAAAGGGCGAATTGTTTCTCTATTTTTTCCTTTATATCCTGCATGAAATAAGATTCTGTGCCATATAGTAAGTATATAGGTGAAAAATCCTTTTTCTTGATTGCTTTTAAAGCGTCAGTATATGACATGCTCTCACTCCTACGTAAATCCTACCCTTTATCGTATCGGCAAATCAGGATTAACGCAAGATGGAACAGAGGAGAACAAAGTTTATTGCTCCCCTCCTATCTATATAAACGCTCTTGTTAATCAGCTCCGGAGGCTGTAACGCGAAGCGGTATTTTCTTACCCCTAGCTTCTCCCTATATGCTTCACCTTATAGGTGACAACTCTTGTCAATGGAGGTAAGTACATGCCGTACAACGATTGAGGAAGATTGTTTGCCTCGATGATATCTACCGTATCTTATGGAAGATACGGGCTAAATGTGCCTGTCTTGCCAGAGAAGCTGTAGACGACTGCCCCATCCGTATCTGTACGCCAGATACGGATGTTTTGATTTTTTAAAGCTTCTACAACTTCTGGAGCCGGGTGACCGTACCTGTTCTTGCGACCTGCAGAAATAAGCGCTTCTTCTGGCTCCAGCTGTCGAAGGAATGCCGGATCAGTTGATGTATTGCTGCCGTGGTGACCTACTTTTAATATATCTGCACGCAAAGAGGGATAGCGCTCCATTATTTCCGCCTCTTCCTCCTTTCCTGCGTCTCCCATGAACAGCCAGCTTTTCCCTCCAAGCTTCGTATACATGACAAGTGAATTTTCGTTTGGTTCTGACTTATCGGTTACAGGACCTAATAACTGAATCTCCCAGCCAGGAAGCTGTAAGAGCTCTCCAGCTTTCCAATAGATTAGTTTTGTATCGGGGTTCCATTGCTGGGCTTGCTGCTTTTCAAAATAAAGAGATGTTCGCACCCAATCGACATGGAATTCCTCGGTCAGCCTCCCAATACTGCCAATATGATCATGATCAGCATGACTGGCAAAAATGCCATCCACTTTGCTGATTCCTCTTTGATACAAATATGGCTTTATTACTTGTTCAAAAGTCTTGTCTGTCGGCTGAAAATCCATCCCGACACTCCCGGCAGCATCAATCAAATAAACACCTCTTCGGTACGGCAACTCGACTACAAATGCATCTCCTTGGCCAATATCAAGCATCGTCACGCGTCCTGTTTGATCTGCATATGGCCAAAGTACAGCTGCAAGCGGTATAACCGTAAGAACAGCGCCATAGTGTACTGCTTTTTTCCGTTTACCTGTTTCCCACGCAGCACAAAACAGCACCAGCGCTGCAAAATAAAGTACCGAAATACCTATAGGCAGTTTTCCTGTCACCCACGGAAAAAAAGCAACATCATCCACTAAATGGAACAATTCAATGACAGTCTCATTAAGCAGTTTAAATAAAGATCCAAGCTTATTTGCTGCCCCTGGAGACAGAAAAAGTAAGACACTAATAAGCAGAAGGAGCGGAATGCCGAGGAATGTGTAAAACGGTATTGCAAACAAGTTCATCAAGCCAGAAAGCGGATTTAAGAAGAAGAATTGGGAAACTTGCAGCGGAAGTATTACGAGCTGACTTAACAAACTTGTTTCGAGCAAGGCACTGATAAAAGATCCCGTATAAATTTTTGCGGATAAAAGCAATGCCAAGCTGACAAGAAAGCTGAATTGAAAGCCTACATGGAAGAGATAATTCGGATCAAATAGGAGCAGAAGTAAAAAAACGATACTGATGCTATCTATAATCGGAAGCTTAATTCCTAATACCTTAAACAGCATGATTAGCATGACCATTAGCGCTGACCGCCAAACAGATGGTTCTCCGCCGGCAAATATAGGATAAACAGCCAGAAATCCAAAAAGGAAAGCATATGTTTTCTCCTGCGTCAGAAGCTGAAGTTTTGTTAAAAGAAAGTAAAGAATAGCAGAAAATAACGCAATATGCATGCCGCTTATCGCCAAGATATGAGATAAGCTCCAGCGATTAAACAATTGTACCGTCTGCTCATTCAAATTGCTGTCTTCTCCGGCAATCATCGCCTGCACCCAAGCAGCAGTATGACTATCCAGTATCTTATCTGTTTTATCCAGGAATGCACTGCGTATTTTCAGAGGAAATGCGAAGAAAGACGTGCCTTTGCAAGAAATATCTTGCTCCTTTTTTAATTCGAGCTCATAATAAATGTTTTTTTGCTGCAAGTATTGTTTATAATCGAATTCCCCTGGATTCGTGGCAGGTTCAGGCTCACTGAGTATTCCCTGCAGCACGCATGTTGCACCAGGTGCTAAACCAGGCAAATGTTTGCGTGCATCTTGTTTGAAATAAGTTACTAAAATGAAGGAAGAATGTGTTGGTGTTTGAACCCGAAATGATAGATGTTCATCTGTTTCGGAAAGATGGGATATCGTTGAAGTGAGCTGCAATGGCTCATCCAGAGGAAGAACAGGTGGAGAATCTTGATTGAGGGTGCTAAGAAAGAAAAATAGTAAACACACTGACATCGAGAAGAGAAATAATACAAATGAGATTCGTCTGGTGTGCACCAACAGCGCCAGCCAGGAAAGCAGACCTAACAATAGTATTGCATGCAATGTATGCGCCAGCAGCCCTCCGAGGGCCGCTAACGCAACAATATGCCATTTCCCCGTCATATACGCTCTTTATCAGGCAGCTGATAACGGTTTTTCGTTTGAACTGCAAGATCACGGCCTTCTTGATCACCAGATTGTATTAGCTTGTCTACAACCTTTTCCATCAGATGACGTGTTTCCTGAGGGTGTGTATCTACTACCACCTCTTCCAATGCTACTTGCTGCGTATCTACTCCCGCTTCTGCAAACAATGAAATTGCATAAGGATGGTTTTTATAATCACTTGCATAATATACTGTTTTGATACCTGCTTGGATTAGTGCTTTACAGCATTGGAGGCAAGGAAAGTGAGTGACGTAAATTTCTGCTCCTTCCGTCGGCACCCCAAATTTAGCACATTGCAAAAGCGCGTTCATCTCGGCGTGTACAGTACGTACACAATGTCCATCAATGACATAACAGCCTTCGTCGATGCAATGTTTACTGCCGGATACGCTGCCGTTGTAGCCGCCGGCAATCATTCGTTTATCACGGACAATTGTCGCTCCGACCATCAACCGTTGGCAGGTGCTGCGCAAAGCGAGCAAATGGCTTTGCGCCATAAAGTATTGATTCCATGCTATTCGTTCCATGGTGCTAGCCACCTTTCTATTCTAGAATAAGTGTACAATCCCCTCTCTTCATCCGTCAACCAACCGTTATAAGCTAACTTGATCTTTCATGTTCTCCAGCGATTTTTCCCCAATCCCCGATACCTCTGTCAGCTGGTCGATGGAAGTAAACGGCCCATTTTCCTCTCGATAAGAAATGATTGCTTGTGCCTTTGCTTCTCCTACACCCTTTATCTCTGTCAGCTGCTTTACATCTGCTTGATTAATATTAATTTTTTCGCTAGCATCACTTGTGCCTGGAGTCTGAATTGCGGCAGCCGATGAAGCTTCGCCAATAGCTGCCACATAAATCATTTGCTCGTCTTTTACTTTCTGTGCAAGATTAATGCTGCGCAGCTCCGCCTTTTCAGTCAGTCCTCCTGCCGCTTCAATTGCTTTTTCTACTCTGCTGCCAGAAGCAAGTTCATAAACTCCCGGATTTTTCACTTCTCCTTTAATATCTACCATTACTGCTGCTTCTCCCGTTTCTTCCGCAGAAGTCTCCTTTGCAGCAGCTGTTCGTTCCAGCTCCGCATCCGCTTCTGCAGCTGGCTGCATCACTGGCTCTGTCTCCTGTTTTGGAATGCGGCTGAACAAAAATACAGCTGCAACAGCCGCCAACAAAATGAGCCAGCTGTATTGTTTCAAGATTTGCATTGGCTGCCTCCTTTCATATTACTTTACTAGTGCGCATAAACTGGGTAACAGCGTATTGGGCGCAGACAGCAGAACTGCAGAGGAGGAGTTACATTGTCAAAATGGGGAATAATCGGAACCGGAAATATGGGCAGTATGTTGCTCGAAAGCTGGGTAACTGCGGGAGCGATTCAGGAAGAAGAAATTATGGTGCTGAACCGGTCAGCTGAAAAAGCAGTAGCGTTAAAAAGGTCTTATCCTGGCATACAAATAGCCGATTCACTGAGCACGATAGCAGAATATGCTGATTTTTTATTCCTTTGCGTAAGACCGCCGCATTTGCCAGGTGTATGTTCTGAGCTTTACTCGCTGGTACGCCCGGATCAAGTTATCGTCTCTATTACCAGCCCTTTTTCAGTCGCGGAATTGGAAACACGCCTATCCTCCCAAGTTGCTCGAGCCATTCCAAGCATCACGAACCGCGCAGCAGCTGGCACTACCCTTTTAACATTTGGATCAACACTCACAAACAAAAATAAAGCTGCCCTTATTGATCTGTTCAGCAGTTACTCTGATCCTGTTTATATCCCAGAAGACATCACACGCGTTGCTTCTGATATTGTTTCATGCGGTCCAGCGTTTTTCAGCTATCTGGCACAGCGCTTTATTGAAGGAGCAGCCGAAGAGACGGAGATATCTCGCGAACAAGCAACACAGCTCACTGCTGAAATGCTGATTGGTCTCGGTACTTTACTGGGGAAAGGTCATTATACACTGGATGAACTGATCAAGAAGGTGTGCGTGAAAGGCGGTATTACCGGAGAAGGTATAGCCGTATTGGAGAAGGAGACAGGTGAGATGTTCGATCATCTCTTTCAAGCGACACACCGGAAATACTACGAAGAGAAAGATGCGATTAAAAAAGGGGCGTACAAATAAAACTTTCGACATATTCCCTCTTATTCCTGCACAAAAAAACCAGGTTGCAGCATTATGCCTCCTGGTTTTTCAAACAAGCGAAAAAGAGTCGATCCGCCCGGTCCAATTGCTCTGTTTTTTCTATATCAAAGTCACCAAATAGCCCGCAAACTTGAAATCCTGCTAATTCGAGCCACTTCTTATACGTATCTGGCAGATATGTACGCTGGTGATGATACTCGTCAAATCGGTCATACTTTTCTGACTCCAATTCTTTCGTAAAGAAAGTGAGATCGTGGAATACTTCGCCTTGTTGTTGTCCTGCTTCACAGAACCACGTATAAGCAAGATCCTCATGCACCTCAGCAAATAACTCCCCAGCCAAATCTTCTTCCATATGCCTTATCGTATGGACATCGAAAAGAAAGACTCCGCCTGGAGCAAGCATATCCCAAATCCGTCTGAAAGCTGCTTGTACATCTTCTGGTGACGTTATATAGTTGACCACATCAAACATGCTGATTGCCGCATCTGCCTGGATGTTTTCCAATGAACGCAAATCCTGCTGCACCCAACGGACTGTTTGGTTGACATCCATACTTGCAGCATAGGCAAGCATATTTTCAGATTGGTCAATTCCCGTCATTTCATAACCTGATTCTGCAAGCTGCCTCGTCACGTATCCCGTACCGCAGCCCAAATCTGCTACTGTTTTAATGGGAATCTTTGCGTAACGTTGAAATATTTGCTGCATAAACTGCTGCCATTCTTCATACGGCGCATCCTGCATAAGCCGCTCATAGACGGCAGCAAGCCGTTCATAAGCTGCCATTAGCTTTCCTGAGAAAATACTGGTTCCACTTGCGGTGCATCTCCCCACAGGCGTTCCAAGTTATAATATCTTCTTTCATCCACGTGGAACACGTGACAAACTACATCGCCAAGGTCAACAAGCACCCATCGTGACTGCTCCAGCCCTTCCAGCCGTTTAACCTCAACACCTGCTTCTTCAGCTTTCTCTTTAATACGTCTGGCAATCGCTTGCACTTGTCTTTCACTTGTACCATGACAAATCATGAAATAATCAGCAATAAGGGAGACTTCTGCCATCTCCATTAATACGACATCTTCCCCTCTTACTGCGTCTGCGGCATTTGCCGCTAATTGTGCTAAATCAATACTTTCCATTAAGCGTTACCTCCATTAGGGTTTAATAAATCATTATAAGCGTGGAACGTATCCGGATACACTTTTCGATGTAACGAGACAAGCATGTTAATTGTGTTACGTGATGCCATCCAGCACGCTTTGTCTAAATCTTCTTCACTCACCTTACGTACTTCATCTACGCCAGGAAATGCACGTCCTGGTTCAATATAGTCGGCTAGGAATACAACCTTATCTAAGACAGACATCCCCGCACAGCCAGTTGTGTGCACGGTTATCGCGTGCAGTACATCTGGATCTCGAATGCCGACTTCCCGTTCCACCATTAATGCGCCTACCGGTCCATGCCATAATTCATGGTGATAATGCAGCAAGTCTTTTGGAAGTTGTTCCATTTCAATCCAGCGCTGCATTTCTTCAAGCGGACGGTATTTTGCATAGTCATGAAAAATAGCTGCGGTTTCTGCTTTTTTCTCATCCGCACCATATTTTTCTGCAAGCTTTATACTCGTCTCCATTACGCGAACGGTATGTTCGTACCTTGGTTTTTTTAAATGTTTTTCAACGATTGCTAAAGCCTTATCTCTCTGCATACAGCTCTTGCTCCTTTATGACATCAAACACTGCATTTGGAACAAGATAGCGCACAGAAGCGCCTTGTTCGACGCGAGATCGAATCATACTTGAGGAAATCTCAAGTTCGGGTATCTCGATAAAGGTAACCGGGTAGGCAGTCTCCAGCTTATAGCCAGGTCTGCCAACACCTGCGAATGTCACCATATTGACTAATTCATCAATATGATGCCATGTATGCAGGCTTTCAACCAAATCGGCACCAATGATAAAGTGAAATGCAGTATTTGGATGCTTTTCCTGTAACAGCTTTATTGTATCAAACGTATACGACTTCCCTAAACGTTCTACCTCAATCGTATTCATGCGGAACCGTTGGTTATCATGAATTGCAGCTTGAACCATCTGCAAACGCAGATCTGCATCGGTATTGGACTTCGCCTTATGAGGCGCTTCATAAGCTGGGATGAACCAAACTTCATCTAGTCCGAGCCGTTGCTGGACTTCTTGTGCAATAAATAGATGTCCTATATGCGGCGGATCAAATGTGCCGCCCAATAACCCGACTTTTTTCATAAGGTACTCCTTTATGGCAGCTTGATTTGCTTATTCTCTTGAGATGCTTTATACAGGACGATTGTGCTGCCGATAATTTGAACAACATGCGCGTCTGTTCCCGCTGCAATTGCTTCCGCCACCTCGTCTTTATCTTCAATGCAATTTTGCAGCAGGCTTACTTTAATTAGTTCCCGCTTTTCTAATGCTTCACTGATTTGTACAATCATATTATCGTTTACGCCAATCTTTCCTACTTGGAAAATCGGTTTTAAATGATGTGCCTCAGCACGAAGAAATCTCTTTTGCTTACCTGTTAACATATTATGCCTCCGTTACTTTTTGTTCCAGCCGATCAAGCAAGTCTCCAATAATTAGTTGCTTGCCAGACCATATCTCAAACGCATATTGCGCTTGATACAACAGCATGCTGTGACCATGATGGATTGCTGCTCCCTGCTCTTTCGCAGAGCGAAGCAGTTTCGTCTCAATCGGCTTATATACGATATCACTTACAACTGTATTAGGTTTCAACCCAGATAAAGAAACAATTTGTTCATTATCGGCAGGGCTCATGCCTACACTTGTCGTATGAATGATAATGTCATAATTTTTAATTTGTTTTTCCGCTTCTGCGAATGTAAGAATTTCTGTGGCCGTTTCCGGCTCTTGTAATTGTAGCAGCTGCTCAGCCTTCTCACGTGTACGATTGGCAATATCCACATAGGAGAACCCTTCTGTCACTAATGCGCGATAAATCCCTCTGGCAGCTCCGCCAGCTCCGAGCATAAGTACGCGCGACGCACTGCTGCCAGCAGGTAACACTTGTCTTAAAGCGCGGACATATCCTGCTCCATCGGTATT from Terribacillus sp. DMT04 encodes the following:
- the yqeK gene encoding bis(5'-nucleosyl)-tetraphosphatase (symmetrical) YqeK; the encoded protein is MQRDKALAIVEKHLKKPRYEHTVRVMETSIKLAEKYGADEKKAETAAIFHDYAKYRPLEEMQRWIEMEQLPKDLLHYHHELWHGPVGALMVEREVGIRDPDVLHAITVHTTGCAGMSVLDKVVFLADYIEPGRAFPGVDEVRKVSEEDLDKACWMASRNTINMLVSLHRKVYPDTFHAYNDLLNPNGGNA
- the comER gene encoding late competence protein ComER translates to MSKWGIIGTGNMGSMLLESWVTAGAIQEEEIMVLNRSAEKAVALKRSYPGIQIADSLSTIAEYADFLFLCVRPPHLPGVCSELYSLVRPDQVIVSITSPFSVAELETRLSSQVARAIPSITNRAAAGTTLLTFGSTLTNKNKAALIDLFSSYSDPVYIPEDITRVASDIVSCGPAFFSYLAQRFIEGAAEETEISREQATQLTAEMLIGLGTLLGKGHYTLDELIKKVCVKGGITGEGIAVLEKETGEMFDHLFQATHRKYYEEKDAIKKGAYK
- a CDS encoding ComEA family DNA-binding protein: MQILKQYSWLILLAAVAAVFLFSRIPKQETEPVMQPAAEADAELERTAAAKETSAEETGEAAVMVDIKGEVKNPGVYELASGSRVEKAIEAAGGLTEKAELRSINLAQKVKDEQMIYVAAIGEASSAAAIQTPGTSDASEKININQADVKQLTEIKGVGEAKAQAIISYREENGPFTSIDQLTEVSGIGEKSLENMKDQVSL
- the yhbY gene encoding ribosome assembly RNA-binding protein YhbY produces the protein MLTGKQKRFLRAEAHHLKPIFQVGKIGVNDNMIVQISEALEKRELIKVSLLQNCIEDKDEVAEAIAAGTDAHVVQIIGSTIVLYKASQENKQIKLP
- a CDS encoding DNA internalization-related competence protein ComEC/Rec2, whose protein sequence is MTGKWHIVALAALGGLLAHTLHAILLLGLLSWLALLVHTRRISFVLFLFSMSVCLLFFFLSTLNQDSPPVLPLDEPLQLTSTISHLSETDEHLSFRVQTPTHSSFILVTYFKQDARKHLPGLAPGATCVLQGILSEPEPATNPGEFDYKQYLQQKNIYYELELKKEQDISCKGTSFFAFPLKIRSAFLDKTDKILDSHTAAWVQAMIAGEDSNLNEQTVQLFNRWSLSHILAISGMHIALFSAILYFLLTKLQLLTQEKTYAFLFGFLAVYPIFAGGEPSVWRSALMVMLIMLFKVLGIKLPIIDSISIVFLLLLLFDPNYLFHVGFQFSFLVSLALLLSAKIYTGSFISALLETSLLSQLVILPLQVSQFFFLNPLSGLMNLFAIPFYTFLGIPLLLLISVLLFLSPGAANKLGSLFKLLNETVIELFHLVDDVAFFPWVTGKLPIGISVLYFAALVLFCAAWETGKRKKAVHYGAVLTVIPLAAVLWPYADQTGRVTMLDIGQGDAFVVELPYRRGVYLIDAAGSVGMDFQPTDKTFEQVIKPYLYQRGISKVDGIFASHADHDHIGSIGRLTEEFHVDWVRTSLYFEKQQAQQWNPDTKLIYWKAGELLQLPGWEIQLLGPVTDKSEPNENSLVMYTKLGGKSWLFMGDAGKEEEAEIMERYPSLRADILKVGHHGSNTSTDPAFLRQLEPEEALISAGRKNRYGHPAPEVVEALKNQNIRIWRTDTDGAVVYSFSGKTGTFSPYLP
- the aroE gene encoding shikimate dehydrogenase, translating into MKTLKLGLIGHPVKHSLSPWIHHQFMKQAGIEGEYHLYSIEPEVFEEKISKLLESGINGFNITVPYKQRIIPFLDELDPDAEKIGAVNTAVYKDGKWIGYNTDGAGYVRALRQVLPAGSSASRVLMLGAGGAARGIYRALVTEGFSYVDIANRTREKAEQLLQLQEPETATEILTFAEAEKQIKNYDIIIHTTSVGMSPADNEQIVSLSGLKPNTVVSDIVYKPIETKLLRSAKEQGAAIHHGHSMLLYQAQYAFEIWSGKQLIIGDLLDRLEQKVTEA
- the rsfS gene encoding ribosome silencing factor; protein product: MESIDLAQLAANAADAVRGEDVVLMEMAEVSLIADYFMICHGTSERQVQAIARRIKEKAEEAGVEVKRLEGLEQSRWVLVDLGDVVCHVFHVDERRYYNLERLWGDAPQVEPVFSQES
- a CDS encoding ComE operon protein 2: MERIAWNQYFMAQSHLLALRSTCQRLMVGATIVRDKRMIAGGYNGSVSGSKHCIDEGCYVIDGHCVRTVHAEMNALLQCAKFGVPTEGAEIYVTHFPCLQCCKALIQAGIKTVYYASDYKNHPYAISLFAEAGVDTQQVALEEVVVDTHPQETRHLMEKVVDKLIQSGDQEGRDLAVQTKNRYQLPDKERI
- a CDS encoding class I SAM-dependent methyltransferase; this translates as MAAYERLAAVYERLMQDAPYEEWQQFMQQIFQRYAKIPIKTVADLGCGTGYVTRQLAESGYEMTGIDQSENMLAYAASMDVNQTVRWVQQDLRSLENIQADAAISMFDVVNYITSPEDVQAAFRRIWDMLAPGGVFLFDVHTIRHMEEDLAGELFAEVHEDLAYTWFCEAGQQQGEVFHDLTFFTKELESEKYDRFDEYHHQRTYLPDTYKKWLELAGFQVCGLFGDFDIEKTEQLDRADRLFFACLKNQEA
- a CDS encoding nicotinate-nucleotide adenylyltransferase, coding for MKKVGLLGGTFDPPHIGHLFIAQEVQQRLGLDEVWFIPAYEAPHKAKSNTDADLRLQMVQAAIHDNQRFRMNTIEVERLGKSYTFDTIKLLQEKHPNTAFHFIIGADLVESLHTWHHIDELVNMVTFAGVGRPGYKLETAYPVTFIEIPELEISSSMIRSRVEQGASVRYLVPNAVFDVIKEQELYAER
- the holA gene encoding DNA polymerase III subunit delta, which encodes MSYTDALKAIKKKDFSPIYLLYGTESYFMQDIKEKIEKQFALSDGTNVSVYDLEETPIQEVIADAEEYPFFSDHKLIVAHHPFFLKAKPDKSAVDHRLESLEQYAQTPAEWTTLVLLAPYEKVDERKKIIKTIKKNGQAVACMPVKEWDLSDWIVTLCKENNILLEDAVTDLLIQESGSDLSMLRSEIEKLALYAGEGAKVTLEMAEPLVSHQQTSSGLKLVDALMAGNLAKAIYIYHDLIKLKEEPIALIALLASQFRTILHVKLLKQKGYNQAKMAEVIKGHPFVIKLALKREAHFSEDELKHILLRAAETDADLKQGRMEKNLAFELLLQQIAAIRKKARMV